Below is a genomic region from Brassica oleracea var. oleracea cultivar TO1000 chromosome C9, BOL, whole genome shotgun sequence.
GAGGAAAGGAGTGAATAGGTTTGTCGTCAGCAAAAGAAAAACTCCACTAGAACGGCGTTTAGCTTCTCAACGCCAGCAGAGAGATCCTCCTCCGATCACCGATTCCGATCCAGCTAGTAACAGAGATACATGAACTTGTAACAACAATTTTTGCAGTGTAATTTACAGTACCACTATTTTATTATTTATTACAAAATTATGATATTTATCACATCTATAAAGTAATAAACAAAATTATAAAAAAGAGTAGGCCTGAGAGACTAGAAGAAAGCATCTTTCTTCCATATAACTTCATGAACCAATACCTTCATGTAATAAACAATTAAGGTATAATGCAAAGAGCATCCTAACCAACTCTTGAAGCCATTTGTTTACAAGCATTTAACCAAGATGACGTCGTTTCTATCTGATAAAATAAAAGTCAAAACTTCTCTCTTTCGAGACGTGGCTTAACCATTTATCTCAAACTTCTCTGGCGCTCTAGCTTCTCTCTCTCCCCCCGCTTCCATGTCTTTCCTCGCAATCTCCACGAAGAAATGGGCGAGACAATCCGGGACAGCCATTCACGCCGCCCTATCTTTACTCGTCTTCTTCTTCCTCGACCTCACCGACGCGATACTCTGCGTCGTTTACGTGCTCCTAGACGAGATTCTGGAGGGAAAATCCCAAAGCTGTTACTGCAACGCGTCTCCTCATACCACCGGTGAAAATGAGGTTTCAGAGACTTTATTAAAGAGGAGAAACGTTTTCCGGGAAATGGGTTTTCTCGGGTTCGCGAGAAGGTTCAAGCTTTCCGGGAGAATGGTGAAGTCTGAGAAGGCTCATAGATGGTCAGATTGTGGATGCCAATCTTGCAACTCGTGGACGAAGAACGAAGATGGGAATCTTCACGTCGTAGTCAAAGATTCAACTCCTCAAGGTGTCAAATATTATTTAAAAACAATACGTTTTTTATATGTTTGCTAACGATTGAATTTTAATTTTTTTTTTTCATGTTTGATAAAAAACAGAGGACTCTGTTCAAGAACCGTCTGAGAATGTAATATTCATACACGGTTTCATGGGTTCATCTTATTTCTGGACAGAGACTGTGTTCGAACACGTTAAAGAAGATCGTTACAGGCTCTTTGCGGTCGATCTTTTGGGATTTGGGGAGAGTCCTAAGCCGAGAGACAGTCTCTATACGTTGAGGGATCATGTAGAAAGGATAGAGAGATCAGTCATCAAGCCTTACCAGTTAGGTTCGTTTCATGTGGTTGCACATTCAATGGGGTGCTTGATTGCTCTTGCTTTGGCTGCTAAACACTCAACCATCGTAAAATCAGTTACTCTTGTCGCGCCGGTGAGAGATTAGTTTGTTGTCTTATTATCTTATGTTTCAGTTTTATTCGTGAGCTAATGTGTGTTTTGACATTTCAGCCTTATTTTCCTTCATCTCTTGAAGAGTCGGTCTTGACCCGAATCGCTGGAAAGCGACTCTGGCCACCACTAGCGTT
It encodes:
- the LOC106319395 gene encoding uncharacterized protein LOC106319395, translating into MSFLAISTKKWARQSGTAIHAALSLLVFFFLDLTDAILCVVYVLLDEILEGKSQSCYCNASPHTTGENEVSETLLKRRNVFREMGFLGFARRFKLSGRMVKSEKAHRWSDCGCQSCNSWTKNEDGNLHVVVKDSTPQEDSVQEPSENVIFIHGFMGSSYFWTETVFEHVKEDRYRLFAVDLLGFGESPKPRDSLYTLRDHVERIERSVIKPYQLGSFHVVAHSMGCLIALALAAKHSTIVKSVTLVAPPYFPSSLEESVLTRIAGKRLWPPLAFGTAVMSWYEHVGRCVCFIVCKHHKIWESLIKLCTGKREIPWKIKDITRHTHHSAWHCMHNVICGGSKFADKHLETLVNSGVKIHLMQGDRDEMVPLHCSGDMKRSFPAVEVEIVVGADHESVIGGRREEFVEKLESIWGSCR